TGTATACTGTCAATCTTACTGTCAGTAATATTAATGGCACTGCTTCCGAAATCAAGACCGGTTATATCAATGTGACATCCGTTCCTATACTTCCGGTATCCGATTTCAGTGCTAATGTCACTGAAGGCTATGCACCACTTACTGTTTCATTCACTGATCTCTCAACCAATGCAACGTCATGGTCCTGGGATATTGATGCTGACGGTA
The DNA window shown above is from Methanococcoides sp. AM1 and carries:
- a CDS encoding PKD domain-containing protein; its protein translation is YTVNLTVSNINGTASEIKTGYINVTSVPILPVSDFSANVTEGYAPLTVSFTDLSTNATSWSWDIDADG